Below is a window of Mus musculus strain 129S1/SvImJ chromosome 14 genomic scaffold, GRCm38.p6 alternate locus group 129S1/SvImJ 129S1/SVIMJ_MMCHR14_CTG3 DNA.
tactttgatgttggctactggtttgctgtagattgcttttatcatgtttaggtattggccttgaattcctgatctttccagaacttttatcatgaatgggtgttggatcttgtcaaatgctttttctgcatctaacgagatgatcatgtggtttttgtctttgagtttgtttatataatggattacattgatggattttcgtatattaaaccatccctgcatccctggaataaaacctacttggtcaggatggatgattgctttaatgtgttcttggattcggttagcgagaattttattaaggatttttgcatcgatgttcataagagaaattggtctgaagttctctatctttgttggatctttctgtggtttaggtatcagagtaatagtggcttcataaaatgagttgggtagaataccttctacttctatcttgtgaaaaagtttgtgcagaactggagttagatcttctttgaaggtctgatagaactctgcactaaacccgtctggtcctgggctttttttggctgggagactattaataactgcttctatttctttaggggatatgggactgtttagaaggtcaacttgatcctgattcaactttggtacctggtatctgtccagaaatttgtccatttcgtccaggttttccagttttgttgagtatagccttttgtagaaggatctgatggtgttttggatttcttcaggatctgttgttatgtctcccttttcatttctgattttgttaattaggattttgtccctgtgccctttagtgagtctagctaagggtttatctatcttgttgattttctcaaagaaccaactcctcgtttggttaattctttgaatagttcttcttgtttccacttggttgatttcacccctgagtttgattatttcctgccgtctactcctcttgggtgaatttgcttcctttttttctagagcttttagatgtgttgtcaagctgctagtatgtgctctctcccgttttttcttgaaggcactcatagctatgagtttccctcttagaaatgctttcattgtgtcccaaaggtttgggtacgttgtggcttcattttcattaaactctaaaaagtctttaatttctttctttattccttccttgaccaaggtatcattgagaagagtgttgttcagtttccatgtgaatgttggctttctgttatttattttgttattgaagatcagccttagtgcatggtgatctgataggatacatgggacaatttcaatatttttgaatctgttgaggcctgatttgtgacctattatgtggtcaattttggagaaggtaccatgaggtgctgagaagaaggtatatccttttgttttagggaaaaatgttctgtagatatctgtcagatccatttgtttcatcacttctgttagtttcagtgtgtccctgtttagtttctgtttccatgatctgtccattggtgaaagtggtgtgttgaagtctcccactattattgtgtgaggcgcaatgtgtgctttgagctttactaaagtttctttagtgaatgtggctgctcttgtatttggagcatagatattcagaattgagagttcctcttggaggattttacctttgatgagaatgaagtgtccctccttgtcttttttgatgactttgggttggaagtcaatcttatcagatattaggatggctactcctgcttgtttcttcataccatttgcttggaaaattgttttccagcctttcattctgaggtagtgtctatctttttctctgagatgagtttcctgtaagcagcaaaatgttgggtcttgtttgtgtagccagtttgttagtctatgtctttttattggcgagttgagaccattgatgttaagagatattaaggaaaagtaattgttgcttcctgttattttagttgttaaaggtggcattctgttcttgtggctgtcttcttttaggtttgttgagggattaccttcttgttttttctagggcgttgttaccgttcttgtattggtttttttctgttattatcctttgaagggctggattcgtggagagataatgcgtgaatttggttttgtcgtggaatactttggtttctccctctatgataattgagagtttggctgggtatagtagcctgggctgcagtttgtgttctcttagtgtctgtataacatctgtccaggctcttctggctttcatagtctctggtgaaaaatctggtgtaattctgataggcttgcctttatatgttacttgacctttttcccttactgcttttagtattctatctttatttagtgcatttgatgttctgattattatgtgtcgggaggaatttcttttctggtccagtctatttggagttctgtaggcttcttgtatgttcatatgcatctcattctttagatttgggaagttttcttcaataattttgttgaagatgtttgctggacctttgagttgaaaatcttcattctcatccactcctattatccgtacgtttggtcttcttattgtgtcctggatttcctggatattttgagttaggatctttttgcattttccattttctttgattgttgtgccgatgttctctatggaatcttctgcacctgagattctctcttccatctcttgtattctgttgctgatgctcaaatctatggttccagatttctttcctagggtttctatctctagagttgcctcgctttgagttttctttattgtgtctacttccctttttaggtctagtatggttttgttcatttccatcacctgtttgtatgttttttcctctttttctgtaaggacttctacctgtttgattgtgttttcctgtttttctttaaggacttgtaactctttagcagtgttctcctgtatttctttaagtgatttattaaagtccttcttgatgtcctctaccatcatcatgagatatgcttttaaatctaggtctaggttctcaggtgtgttggggttccctggactgggcgaagtgggtgtgctgggttctggtgatggtgagtggtcttggttcctgttagtaagattcctccgtttacctttcgccatctggtaatctctggagttagtagttatagttgactctgtttagagattgttcttctggtgattctgttaccgtctatcagcagacctgggagacagattctctcctctgagtttcagtgctcagagcactctctgctggcaagctctcttacagggaaggtgcgcagatatcttgtatttggacctcctcctggccgaagaagaaggcccaaaacaggacctttctcagacactgtgttgctttggcagttcccaggtggtacagactctcacctaagcagactaatttcctaagttccttggagtcccgggaccaagatggcgaccgctgctgctgtggcttaggtcgcctccccagccgggcgggcacctgtcctctggtccggaaggtggccggctgtccccggcccacacagggtgctgcctcagcgcctctgtgcttctgcctgttccagaagctgtcaggttctctggcgcaccctttcacctgttcagactaatttcctaagttcggcgggtcccggaccaagatggcgaccgctgctgctgtggcttaggccgcctccccagccgggtgggcacctgtcctctggtccggaaggtggccggctgtccccggcccacgcagggtgctgcctcagcgcctctgtgcttccgcctgttccagaagctgtcaggttctctggcgcaccctctcacctgttcagactaatttcctaagttcggcgggtcccggaccaagatggcgaccgctgctgctgtggcttaggccgcctccccagccgggtgggcacctgtcctctggtccggaaggtggccggctgtccccggcccacgcagggtgctgcctcagcgcctctgtgcttccgcctgttccagaagctgtcaggttctctggcgcaccctctcacctgttcagactaatttcctaagttcggcgggtcccggaccaagatggcgaccgctgctgctgtggcttaggtcgcctccccagccgggcgggcacctgtcctccggtccggaaggtggccggctgtccccggcccacacagggtgctgcctcagcccctctgtgcttctgcctgttccagaggctgtcaggttctctggcgctccctctcacctgttcagactaatttcctaagttcggcgggtcccggaccaagatggcgaccgctgctgctgtggcttaggccgcctccccagccgatACTGATTTTggatgttaattttgtatcttgctactttgctgaaagtgtttatcagctgtagaagtttcctGGTAGAGTTTGTATGGTCTTTTATGTATGAAGTCATATCTACATATAAAGATACttcaacttcttcctttcctattagtatacccttgatctccttcagttgtcttattgctctagcaaAGACTgaaagtacaatattgaatagagaGAGAGTAAACACACTTAGCTTGTTTCTTATGttagtggaaatgctttcagTATCTCTCAGTTTAGGATGGTGTTGGTTGTGGTCTTACAGAAAGTGCATTTGTTCTGTTAATGTTTTCCAtttattcctgatctctccaggaCCTCTATCATGAAGAATGTTGGGttttactgtcttttttttctatgAACTTCTGAAAAGAAAGTGTATTCTTTAGTGtctgggtgaaatgttctgtagctatcaGCTAGGTACATTTAATTTATGACATTGTTGAACTTCAGCATTTCTAtacttagtttttgtctggataatCTCTCTATTATCAAGAGTAGGGTATTAGAATCTCCGTCTATCAGTGTATGAGGGTTGATATGTGATTTTTGGCTGTAGTCGTGTTTCTTCCATGAACTTGAATGTACTTCCTTATGTTTGGTTTATAAACGTCTAGAATTGCaatgtcctcttggtggatttttttcttttatgagtatgtagtatccttccctatctcttctgattacttttgttttaaagtatattttttcaGGTATTAAAATGGCTGAATCTTCCTGCTTTTTGGAGCAATTTGTTCAGAAtatcttttttcctccttttgtaCTGAGGTGATGTCTATCTTTGATGAGGAGGTATGTTTCTTGGATGGAGcagaaaaataaattctattaTCCAACCCAGCCTGTtagtctgtatctttttattgaagaattgatGCCATTAATATTGAGAGCTATCAGCAAGCAGTGTTtatttgtttctagtttctatttCTCATCCTCCTCTCTTCATCATCTCTATATTTTGTAGATTTTTGTCTTTTCACACTGtcctttattttctgtgtaattttgcctagatttttttaaatttaactttttctttggTTGACTTATACCTtgtagattctctcttccacatcTTGTACTCTGTAGCTGAAACCTAAATAtgaggtttttgtttgacatcctaaacttttccagttttatttcaaTTTGGGCTCTCTTTAGCAATTCTGTTGTCATCATcaccattgtcatcatcatcattgttgtTAAATTCTACTGGATGCTCTCTTTGGAGTTTGCAAAAAGCTGTTTCTTTCCTGTGCAGCAATTGAAAGGCCAGAAATTCATCATGTCCATTCTCAAGATTCACTCCAGCAAGATAGTTCTCATGAAGATCCCACAGTTGAGGTTGATCGCTGCACTTCAAAATGTCTCTTTCAGTTGCTATGCCCACCATCCTGCCAGCCCCACCCTTCAGTGTGATCAAAGGCTGGAAACAAGGTGCCCATGCAAGAGTTCATGATCTTCCCTATTGAGACTTCCAGATTCCATGAAGTGATGCATGTTGAAGCAAAGATTTACTGCCACGCACACTCCgttgaagtctgcttggcaggccgagaggcctggaagcactcatgaggcggagagtttcacggaagctcacctcctggagttttggtgttctcattaacccatatactcataccctattcctgcattagtctggtgtatggatccacatgctctcctttagtattatcttattataagtgccttttaagctCTCGGTCCCATATTGAACTCGAGTTGGAAGAGGCGAGTCCGGTCTCAAAATGGAGGGCCATGATCCAAAGGAACCAGAGCAGCTGAGGAAGCTATTTATTGGtggtctgagctttgaaaccacaGATGATAGCTTAAGAGAACATTTTGAGAAATGGGGCACACTTACAGACTGTGTGGTAATGAGAGATCCCCAAACAAAACGTTCCAGAGGCTTTGGTTTTGTGACCTACTCTTGTGTTGAAGAGGTGGATGCTGCAATGTGTGCTCGGCCACACAAGGTTGATGGGCGTGTGGTGGAACCGAAGAGAGCTGTTTCTAGAGAGGATTCTGTAAAGCCTGGTGCCCATTTAACGGTGAAGAAaatttttgttggtggtattaAAGAGGATATGGAAGAATATAACCTGAGAGACTACTTTGAAAAGTATGGCAAGATTGAAACCATAGAGGTTATGGAAGACAGGCAGAGTGGGAAAAAGAGaggatttgcttttgtaacttttgATGATCATGACACAGTTGATAAAATTGTTGTTCAGAAATACCACACTATTAATGGGCATAATTGTGAAGTGAAAAAGGCCCTTTCTAAACAAGAGATGCAGTCTGCTGGATCACAGAGAGGTCGTGGAGGTGGATCTGGCAACTTTATGGGTCGTGGAGGAAActttggaggtggtggaggaaacTTTGGTTGTGGAGGAAACTTTGGTGGAAGAGGTGGctatggtggtggaggtggtggcagcagaggtagttatggaggtggtgatggtggataTAATggatttggaggtgatggtggcaactaTGGTGGTGGTCCTGGTTACAGCAGTAGAGGAGGTTATGGAGGTGGTGGACCAGGATATGGAAACCAGGGTGGTGGatatggtggtggaggaggaggctaTGATGGTTA
It encodes the following:
- the LOC115489330 gene encoding heterogeneous nuclear ribonucleoprotein A3, translated to MEGHDPKEPEQLRKLFIGGLSFETTDDSLREHFEKWGTLTDCVVMRDPQTKRSRGFGFVTYSCVEEVDAAMCARPHKVDGRVVEPKRAVSREDSVKPGAHLTVKKIFVGGIKEDMEEYNLRDYFEKYGKIETIEVMEDRQSGKKRGFAFVTFDDHDTVDKIVVQKYHTINGHNCEVKKALSKQEMQSAGSQRGRGGGSGNFMGRGGNFGGGGGNFGCGGNFGGRGGYGGGGGGSRGSYGGGDGGYNGFGGDGGNYGGGPGYSSRGGYGGGGPGYGNQGGGYGGGGGGYDGYNEGGNFGGGNYGGGGNYNDFGNYSGQQQSNYGPMKGGSFGGRSSGSPYGGGYGSGGGSGGYGSRRF